A section of the Nitrososphaerota archaeon genome encodes:
- a CDS encoding 50S ribosomal protein L30 — translation MAKAYLVVRMTGQINVPHWAKNTMTLLKLDKKFRATIIPAKDNTLGMLNRVKHYVSWQEVSTDIAKELFSKKGRKSGYKKITNEDITPLGFKSIDDLASSVSEGKTSMNKIKPIKPWFALAPPKKGFKRSTRKTYGEGGVLGQNKELVELVRSMI, via the coding sequence ATGGCAAAGGCATACCTCGTTGTCAGAATGACTGGACAAATCAACGTCCCGCACTGGGCAAAAAACACCATGACATTACTAAAACTAGACAAAAAGTTTAGAGCGACAATCATTCCAGCCAAAGACAATACTCTTGGAATGCTAAACAGAGTAAAGCACTATGTTTCCTGGCAAGAAGTTAGTACGGACATTGCAAAGGAATTGTTCAGCAAAAAGGGAAGAAAGTCCGGATACAAAAAAATTACAAATGAAGACATCACACCACTAGGTTTCAAATCAATTGATGATCTAGCATCATCTGTTTCTGAAGGCAAAACATCTATGAATAAAATCAAACCAATCAAACCTTGGTTTGCACTTGCTCCACCAAAGAAGGGCTTCAAGCGAAGCACAAGAAAAACATACGGAGAAGGTGGAGTGTTAGGACAAAACAAAGAGCTAGTCGAGCTTGTAAGGAGCATGATCTGA